A window of the Streptomyces albireticuli genome harbors these coding sequences:
- a CDS encoding alpha/beta hydrolase: protein MAVLGLITAGVLNYFKIGPFSDKGKPVTFGQDEPSGGQAGGANGAQKPDSKVSLPTGPKTVFKNTSTLSDGTQVGVTTLEGKKSGFTGKVWVWAPKAYNDPKFKDHGFPVLVALPGGPGFPNNYWMDDGGLHLESSITKWYNEGKGKPFILAMPVLNPKPDDGGLYWDGSDIPGQPKMGTWLTEDVPDLMKANFRTVKSRDGWAFMGSSSGAFAGLKAVLKHPDKFKAVIASGPDIVPDSPLWKGHEKEKNENNPELLAKDLIARKGPDVYLAFQYGSKESSVIPHVDKFIATYGNKGPVHTNLQVIQGGSHNAKTYIQGMDASSMKWISDHMEGPVAP from the coding sequence ATAGCCGTGCTCGGGCTGATAACCGCCGGCGTCCTGAACTACTTCAAGATCGGCCCGTTCTCGGACAAGGGCAAGCCGGTCACCTTCGGCCAGGACGAGCCGAGCGGCGGCCAGGCGGGCGGCGCGAACGGCGCGCAGAAGCCGGACTCCAAGGTCTCGCTGCCGACCGGCCCCAAGACCGTGTTCAAGAACACCAGCACCCTCTCCGACGGCACCCAGGTCGGCGTCACGACGCTGGAGGGCAAGAAGTCCGGCTTCACGGGCAAGGTGTGGGTCTGGGCGCCCAAGGCGTACAACGACCCGAAGTTCAAGGACCACGGCTTCCCGGTCCTCGTCGCGCTCCCCGGCGGCCCCGGCTTCCCCAACAACTACTGGATGGACGACGGCGGTCTGCACCTCGAGTCGTCGATCACCAAGTGGTACAACGAGGGCAAGGGCAAGCCGTTCATCCTGGCCATGCCGGTCCTCAACCCGAAGCCGGACGACGGCGGCCTGTACTGGGACGGCAGTGACATCCCCGGCCAGCCGAAGATGGGCACCTGGCTCACCGAGGACGTCCCGGACCTGATGAAGGCCAACTTCCGCACGGTGAAGTCGCGCGACGGCTGGGCCTTCATGGGCTCCTCCTCCGGCGCCTTCGCCGGCCTCAAGGCCGTCCTGAAGCACCCGGACAAGTTCAAGGCCGTGATCGCCTCCGGCCCGGACATCGTCCCGGACTCCCCGCTGTGGAAGGGCCACGAGAAGGAGAAGAACGAGAACAACCCCGAGCTGCTGGCGAAGGACCTCATCGCCCGCAAGGGGCCGGACGTCTACCTCGCCTTCCAGTACGGGTCGAAGGAGAGCAGCGTCATCCCGCACGTGGACAAGTTCATCGCGACCTACGGCAACAAGGGTCCGGTGCACACCAACCTTCAGGTGATCCAGGGTGGCAGCCACAACGCGAAGACGTACATCCAGGGGATGGACGCGAGCAGCATGAAGTGGATCAGCGACCACATGGAGGGGCCGGTCGCGCCCTGA